The genomic window TCGACAGGCGCTCGATGTCGATGATGGGGGTCATGCCGTCCTCCGTGACGCAGGCGCAGATTGACCCGCAGCGCGTCGCGGTTGCAACCCCCGAAACGGCTAGCCGCGCCAGCCGGCTTCGGCCAGCAGGCGGTCGCTGGCGGGTTCGATGATCTGCTCCAGCGTCTCGATCACGGTGGTCGCACGTCCGTCGGCGGGCATCGGGGGCAGGAATTCGACCACTGCCGTGCCGCGGCGGATCGGGATGCCACGCTTGGGCCAGAACAGGCCGCAGTTCACCGCCACCGGAACGATCGGCAGGCCGGTCGCGCGCTGGATCGCCGCCACCCCGTGCTTGTAGGGCCGGCGCTCGCCCGGCCGGGTGCGGGTGCCCTCGGGATAGACGATCAGCTGCCCCAGCCCTTCGGGGCTGGCCATCGCGGCCTCGACCTCGTGGATGATCTGTTTCATCGCGTCCTTGCCGCGGGCGCGGTCGATGGGGATGCAGCCGACCTTGCGCGCGAACCAGCCCATGACCGGAACGCGCAGCACCTCGCGCTTCATCACGAAGGCGCGGCGCGGGCAGGCATGGGCCAGCGCCAGAATGTCCAGAAAGCTTTGATGCTTGGCCGCGATCAGGCAGTCCCCCTGCGGCAGCGGTCCGCGATATTCGACCCGCACCCCCAGGATGACCCGCGCCGCCCCCAGCATCTGGCGCAGCCAGATGTCGGCGACCCGGTTGGCGGCATCGCGCCCGCGCAGCGCCTGCGGCAGCCCCCATGACCCGATGGCCAGTGTCGCCAGCGCCACATAGACGTAATAGGCCGCGGCCCGCAGCCAATCCAGCGCCGATGCCGGCCGCGGCTGATACTGGCTCATCATCGCACCTCGCGCAGCATCCTCAGCGCCGCCCAGCGGGTGGCGGCAAAGCCGATCGCCGCCGCGGCCAAGGGCACCAGCAGCGGCCAGAGCCAGCCCCAGCCCTGAAAGCCCAGGCCGGTCAGGAATCCCCCCGCAGGATCGGCCGCGGGCAAAGCCCAGATCGCCAGCATCCCCAGCGCCGTGCCCACCGCCGCCCCCAGCCCGGCCCGGCGGGTAAAGCGGCGCACGAAGGCGGTGGCGATGGTGATGTCGCGCGCGCCAATCAGCCGCAAGACCCGGATCACCTGACCGTTTGCGGCCAGCGATGCCTTTGCCGCCAGCGTGATCATCGCCGCCGCAGTGGCCGCGATCAGCAGCAGCGAGAACAGCCCGAGCACCCGCAGCCTGCCTGCGGCCGAAACCAGCGGCTGGCGCCAGCGGGTATGGTCATCCAGCACCGCGCCCGGAGCCTCGGCCTCGAGCCGCAGCCGCAGGGCCTGCGCGTCAAAGCCCTGATCGGCCAGGCTGACCTCGACCAGGCGTG from Paracoccus sp. SMMA_5_TC includes these protein-coding regions:
- a CDS encoding cell division protein FtsX, producing the protein MKKPDLKSLNLAALWRGLTQPDVAGTDRVVPPTGFTAQLTLFSAAAMAFLAVFALALALATGRLAERWSSELAQSVTVRISAPQADLDETTVTVMEVLKTTPGVADARLLPEDEVEKLLEPWFGPDIPVEALPVPRLVEVSLADQGFDAQALRLRLEAEAPGAVLDDHTRWRQPLVSAAGRLRVLGLFSLLLIAATAAAMITLAAKASLAANGQVIRVLRLIGARDITIATAFVRRFTRRAGLGAAVGTALGMLAIWALPAADPAGGFLTGLGFQGWGWLWPLLVPLAAAAIGFAATRWAALRMLREVR
- a CDS encoding lysophospholipid acyltransferase family protein, yielding MSQYQPRPASALDWLRAAAYYVYVALATLAIGSWGLPQALRGRDAANRVADIWLRQMLGAARVILGVRVEYRGPLPQGDCLIAAKHQSFLDILALAHACPRRAFVMKREVLRVPVMGWFARKVGCIPIDRARGKDAMKQIIHEVEAAMASPEGLGQLIVYPEGTRTRPGERRPYKHGVAAIQRATGLPIVPVAVNCGLFWPKRGIPIRRGTAVVEFLPPMPADGRATTVIETLEQIIEPASDRLLAEAGWRG